A window of Amycolatopsis australiensis contains these coding sequences:
- a CDS encoding GNAT family N-acetyltransferase: MSDVEIRPPRPEDYAAAGEVTVQAYEVDGHLADDVGYDAELREVARRVELAEVLVAVDEAGDVLGTVTVVQPGSPYAEISRPGELEFRMLAVAPSARGRGIGEALTRAVLDRARALGVRKVVLSSLAGMRSAHRLYERLGFARLPERDWRPYPHISLIAYQIDV; this comes from the coding sequence ATGAGTGACGTCGAGATCCGGCCACCGCGGCCGGAGGACTACGCCGCGGCGGGCGAGGTCACGGTGCAGGCCTACGAGGTCGACGGTCACCTGGCCGACGACGTCGGGTACGACGCGGAGCTGCGCGAAGTCGCGCGGCGCGTCGAACTCGCCGAGGTGCTGGTCGCCGTCGATGAGGCGGGCGACGTGCTCGGCACGGTGACCGTCGTGCAGCCCGGGTCGCCGTACGCCGAGATTTCGCGTCCGGGCGAACTGGAGTTCCGGATGCTCGCGGTGGCGCCGTCGGCGCGGGGACGCGGCATCGGCGAGGCGTTGACCAGAGCCGTGCTCGACCGTGCACGGGCGCTCGGCGTCCGCAAAGTCGTCCTGAGCAGCCTCGCGGGGATGCGCAGCGCGCACCGGCTGTACGAGCGTCTAGGGTTCGCGCGGCTGCCCGAGCGGGACTGGCGGCCGTACCCGCACATCAGCCTGATCGCCTACCAGATCGACGTCTGA
- a CDS encoding amino acid-binding protein, with protein sequence MSFLIRVLLPDSPGTLGAVATALGTVGADILSVDVVERGTGVAVDDLVVELPSGRLPDALITAAESVEGVEVDAVRPYAGVLDTHRELELVEEIAAQPKSGLDVLAEGVPRIVRAGWAMIVEHSETGALRLASSSAAPETPITDLPWLPLERATVLDGEEAWIPETWKELGTELAATPLGKPGKALLVARPGGPAFRAAEVARLAHLAGIVAVVLDG encoded by the coding sequence GTGTCGTTCCTGATCCGGGTCCTCCTTCCGGACAGCCCGGGGACCCTCGGCGCGGTCGCCACGGCGCTCGGCACGGTAGGCGCCGACATCCTCAGCGTGGACGTCGTCGAGCGCGGCACCGGAGTGGCGGTGGACGACCTGGTCGTCGAGCTGCCGTCCGGCCGCCTGCCCGACGCGCTGATCACGGCGGCGGAGAGCGTCGAAGGCGTCGAAGTGGACGCGGTCCGCCCGTACGCGGGCGTACTCGACACGCACCGCGAGCTGGAGCTGGTCGAGGAGATCGCCGCGCAGCCGAAGTCCGGCCTCGACGTCCTCGCCGAGGGCGTGCCGCGCATCGTGCGCGCCGGCTGGGCGATGATCGTCGAACACTCCGAGACCGGCGCGCTCCGGCTCGCGTCGTCGAGCGCCGCCCCTGAGACGCCGATCACGGACCTGCCGTGGCTACCGCTCGAGCGCGCGACCGTCCTCGACGGCGAAGAAGCCTGGATCCCGGAGACGTGGAAGGAGCTCGGCACCGAGCTGGCGGCGACGCCGCTCGGCAAGCCGGGCAAGGCGCTGCTGGTCGCCCGCCCGGGCGGGCCCGCCTTCCGCGCCGCCGAGGTCGCCCGCCTCGCCCACTTGGCGGGGATCGTCGCGGTCGTCCTCGACGGCTGA
- a CDS encoding Gfo/Idh/MocA family protein has translation MNQTSVGVLLNGVTGRMGYRQHLLRSVLAIREQGGVELPDGSRVQLEPILAGRNAAKLKELADRHGLTAWTTDVASALDDALIYFDAQLTSAREPSVRAAIAAGKHVYAEKPLAETLPSALELAGLARDAGICHGVVHDKLFLPGLRKLRRLVDGGFFGRILSVRGEFGYWVFEGDWQEAQRPSWNYRAEDGGGIVLDMFCHWNYVLENLFGRVAAVTAKAVTHIPRRWDEKGEPYPATADDAAYGIFELESGVIAQINSSWSTRVFRDELVEFQVDGTEGSAVAGLRRCRVQHRSATPKPVWNPDLPATERFRDQWQEVPDNAEFDNGFKAQWEEFVRDVVAGRQHQYDFFSAARGLQLAEAGLTSSAEGRRVELKPLA, from the coding sequence ATGAACCAGACGAGCGTCGGAGTGCTGCTCAACGGCGTCACCGGCCGGATGGGCTACCGGCAGCACCTGCTCCGGTCGGTGCTGGCCATCCGCGAGCAAGGCGGCGTCGAACTGCCCGACGGCTCCCGCGTGCAACTCGAACCGATCCTTGCCGGCCGCAACGCGGCGAAGCTGAAAGAACTCGCCGATCGGCACGGCTTGACCGCGTGGACGACAGACGTCGCCTCGGCGCTGGACGACGCGCTGATCTACTTCGACGCGCAGCTGACGTCGGCGCGCGAGCCGTCGGTGCGGGCGGCGATCGCCGCGGGCAAGCACGTCTACGCCGAGAAGCCGCTGGCCGAGACGCTGCCGTCGGCGCTGGAACTGGCCGGGCTCGCGCGTGACGCGGGGATTTGTCACGGCGTCGTCCACGACAAGCTGTTCCTGCCCGGCCTGCGGAAGCTGCGGCGGCTGGTCGACGGCGGGTTCTTCGGACGGATCCTGTCGGTGCGCGGCGAGTTCGGCTACTGGGTCTTCGAGGGCGACTGGCAGGAGGCGCAGCGGCCGAGCTGGAACTACCGCGCCGAGGACGGCGGCGGGATCGTGCTCGACATGTTCTGCCACTGGAACTACGTGCTCGAGAACCTCTTCGGCCGTGTTGCCGCCGTGACGGCGAAGGCGGTCACGCACATTCCGCGCCGTTGGGACGAAAAAGGCGAGCCGTACCCGGCGACGGCCGACGACGCCGCGTACGGCATCTTCGAGCTCGAGTCCGGGGTGATCGCGCAGATCAACTCGTCGTGGTCCACGCGGGTCTTCCGCGACGAGCTGGTCGAGTTCCAGGTCGACGGCACCGAGGGCAGCGCGGTGGCCGGCCTGCGGCGCTGCCGCGTCCAGCACCGCTCGGCGACGCCGAAGCCGGTCTGGAACCCGGACCTGCCGGCGACCGAGCGCTTCCGCGACCAGTGGCAGGAGGTGCCGGACAACGCCGAGTTCGACAACGGCTTCAAGGCGCAGTGGGAGGAGTTCGTCCGGGACGTCGTCGCCGGGCGGCAGCACCAGTACGACTTCTTCTCGGCCGCGCGCGGGTTGCAGCTGGCGGAGGCCGGGTTGACGTCGTCGGCCGAGGGGCGGCGGGTGGAGCTGAAGCCGTTGGCCTAG
- the gatA gene encoding Asp-tRNA(Asn)/Glu-tRNA(Gln) amidotransferase subunit GatA, producing MTELIKLTAAELAEKIHAREVSAVEVTQAHLDRIAEVDDHIHAFLHVDTEGALAAAKAVDEGIAAGRAPASPLAGVPLALKDVLTTEGIPTTCGSKTLEGWIPPYDATVTRKLREAGVVILGKTNMDEFAMGSSTENSAYGPTHNPWDHARIPGGSGGGSSASIAAFEAAIAIGTDTGGSIRQPGAVTGTVGVKPTYGGVSRYGLVAFSSSLDQAGPCARTVLDAALLHEVIAGHDPRDATSIDAPVPPVVAAARQGMTGDLKGVKVGVVKEFGGEGYQPGVERSFQAAVEQLRALGAEVVEVSCPHFGYALPAYYLIAPSECSSNLARFDAMRYGLRVADDGTHSAEEVMSLTREKGFGAEVKRRIMLGTYALSSGYYDAYYGSAQKVRTLITRDFDAAFEKVDVLVSPTTPTTAFKIGERVDDPMAMYLADLCTIPSNLAGNAAMSVPSGLSDEDGLPVGLQIMAPALADDRLYRVGAAYEAARDAAAGGALIHKVPELGGTK from the coding sequence GTGACCGAGCTCATCAAGCTGACCGCCGCCGAGCTGGCGGAGAAGATCCACGCGCGCGAGGTGTCCGCGGTCGAGGTGACCCAGGCCCACCTGGACCGGATCGCCGAGGTCGACGACCACATCCACGCGTTCCTGCACGTCGACACCGAGGGCGCGCTGGCCGCGGCCAAGGCCGTCGACGAGGGCATCGCCGCCGGTCGGGCGCCCGCGTCGCCGCTGGCCGGCGTGCCGCTCGCGCTGAAGGACGTCCTCACCACCGAGGGCATCCCGACGACCTGTGGTTCGAAAACGCTCGAAGGCTGGATCCCGCCGTACGACGCGACCGTGACGCGCAAGCTGCGCGAGGCCGGTGTCGTCATCCTCGGCAAGACGAACATGGACGAGTTCGCCATGGGGTCGTCGACCGAGAACTCGGCGTACGGGCCGACGCACAACCCGTGGGATCACGCCCGTATCCCGGGTGGTTCGGGCGGTGGCTCGTCGGCGTCGATCGCGGCGTTCGAGGCGGCCATCGCGATCGGCACGGACACCGGTGGGTCGATCCGGCAGCCGGGCGCCGTCACCGGGACCGTCGGGGTGAAGCCGACCTACGGTGGCGTGTCGCGGTACGGCCTCGTCGCTTTTTCGTCGTCGCTCGACCAGGCCGGTCCCTGTGCCCGGACGGTGCTCGACGCCGCCCTGCTGCACGAGGTCATCGCCGGGCACGACCCGCGGGACGCGACTTCCATCGACGCGCCGGTGCCGCCGGTGGTCGCCGCGGCCCGGCAGGGCATGACCGGTGACCTGAAGGGCGTCAAGGTCGGCGTCGTGAAGGAGTTCGGTGGCGAGGGCTACCAGCCGGGTGTGGAACGGTCGTTCCAGGCCGCCGTCGAGCAGCTGCGGGCGCTGGGCGCCGAGGTCGTCGAGGTCTCTTGTCCGCATTTCGGCTACGCGCTGCCCGCGTACTACCTGATCGCGCCGAGCGAGTGCTCGTCGAACCTCGCGCGGTTCGACGCCATGCGCTACGGCCTGCGCGTCGCCGACGACGGTACGCACAGCGCCGAAGAGGTCATGTCGCTGACCCGCGAGAAGGGCTTCGGCGCCGAGGTCAAGCGGCGGATCATGCTGGGCACGTACGCGTTGTCGTCCGGCTACTACGACGCCTACTACGGCTCGGCGCAGAAGGTGCGCACGCTGATCACGCGTGACTTCGACGCCGCGTTCGAGAAGGTCGATGTCCTCGTTTCGCCCACGACGCCGACCACGGCGTTCAAGATCGGCGAGCGCGTCGACGACCCGATGGCGATGTACCTCGCCGACCTGTGCACGATCCCGTCGAACCTGGCCGGCAACGCCGCGATGAGCGTGCCGAGCGGGCTGTCCGACGAGGACGGGCTGCCGGTCGGGCTGCAGATCATGGCCCCGGCGCTCGCCGACGACCGGCTCTACCGGGTCGGCGCCGCTTATGAGGCCGCCCGTGACGCCGCCGCCGGTGGGGCGCTCATCCACAAGGTCCCGGAGCTGGGAGGAACGAAGTGA
- a CDS encoding cupin domain-containing protein, giving the protein MNEFPLPGGIGVSHLRAYDWEAEDGVCGGSPHLHLACTEAYVVTAGRGAVQTLSTGGYAETPLEAGVIAWFAPGTVHRMVQGGGLRVTVLMQNGGLPEAGDAVFTFPPDVLADPAAYAAAAALPKTDHAARQRRDLAIRGYLPLREALLDGDPEPLRRFHRAAVALVSPKIGDWVPRWRAGALKAAELTGVHLKALADGDGSHLGQSGVRVATPSEPDGYGMCGRRAGYDIDQEGRQR; this is encoded by the coding sequence ATGAACGAATTCCCGCTACCGGGCGGCATCGGCGTCTCGCACCTGCGGGCCTACGATTGGGAGGCCGAGGACGGCGTCTGCGGCGGCAGTCCGCACCTGCACCTCGCCTGCACCGAGGCCTACGTCGTGACGGCCGGGCGGGGCGCCGTCCAGACGTTGAGCACCGGCGGGTATGCGGAGACGCCGCTCGAAGCCGGCGTGATCGCGTGGTTCGCGCCGGGCACCGTGCACCGGATGGTGCAGGGCGGCGGCCTGCGCGTCACCGTCCTCATGCAGAACGGCGGGCTGCCCGAGGCGGGCGATGCCGTCTTCACGTTCCCGCCCGACGTGCTCGCCGATCCCGCCGCTTACGCCGCAGCGGCCGCGTTGCCGAAAACCGACCACGCCGCGCGGCAACGCCGTGACCTGGCCATTCGCGGCTACCTGCCGCTGCGGGAGGCGCTCCTGGACGGCGATCCGGAGCCGCTGCGCAGGTTCCACCGGGCGGCCGTCGCGCTGGTTTCGCCGAAAATCGGAGACTGGGTGCCGCGCTGGCGGGCCGGCGCCCTGAAGGCCGCGGAACTGACCGGCGTGCATCTCAAGGCCCTCGCCGACGGCGACGGGAGCCACCTCGGACAGTCGGGTGTCCGCGTCGCGACGCCGTCCGAACCGGACGGCTACGGCATGTGCGGACGCCGCGCCGGATACGACATCGACCAGGAGGGCCGTCAGCGATGA
- a CDS encoding Gfo/Idh/MocA family protein — MAQRKRLRVAVVGAGAIAERHRAAYRALRDDVELVAAADVDEARAVAFCAATEHAKPYRDLETLLAEQEPDLVSVCTPPGLHVEQTKMALERGAWVWCEKPPCRSLAEYDEVVAAERDGGPYVSFVYQQRSGAAAAHFRNLLAMGKLGRPLVAHCQTTWYRDAGYYAVPWRGRWATEGGGPAMGHGIHQMDLLLHLLAGDGKQAGEWAEVQAMSARLVHDVETEDVSTALVRFESGALATVVNSVLSPDEVSRIRIDCELATVELTHLYGYVAENWRYTLAPHNAQVETAPVRDFGSSHTAALKPVLDAYRARRRPPCGGADGRRVLEFVAALYKAAFTGQRVRRGEIRPGDAFYRSMAGVDAA, encoded by the coding sequence TTGGCTCAGCGAAAGCGCTTACGGGTCGCCGTAGTCGGGGCAGGGGCGATCGCCGAGCGGCATCGGGCTGCCTATCGAGCCCTCCGGGATGATGTCGAACTCGTCGCCGCCGCGGACGTCGATGAAGCGCGAGCCGTGGCCTTCTGCGCCGCGACCGAGCATGCCAAGCCGTACCGCGACCTCGAGACCCTGCTCGCCGAGCAGGAACCCGACCTTGTCTCCGTCTGTACGCCGCCAGGGCTGCACGTCGAGCAGACCAAGATGGCGCTCGAGCGTGGCGCCTGGGTTTGGTGCGAGAAGCCGCCGTGTCGTTCGCTCGCCGAGTACGACGAGGTGGTCGCCGCCGAGCGGGACGGGGGGCCGTATGTCTCCTTCGTCTACCAGCAACGGTCCGGGGCCGCCGCTGCTCACTTCCGGAATCTGCTCGCCATGGGGAAGCTGGGCCGCCCGCTTGTCGCGCATTGTCAGACCACCTGGTATCGCGATGCCGGCTACTACGCGGTTCCGTGGCGGGGACGGTGGGCGACCGAAGGTGGCGGGCCGGCCATGGGGCACGGCATCCACCAGATGGATCTGCTGCTCCACCTGCTCGCCGGTGATGGTAAGCAGGCCGGCGAGTGGGCCGAGGTCCAGGCGATGTCCGCGCGGCTTGTGCACGACGTCGAGACCGAGGACGTCTCCACCGCGCTCGTCCGGTTCGAATCGGGGGCGCTCGCGACCGTCGTCAACAGTGTCCTCTCGCCCGACGAAGTGAGCCGGATTCGGATCGACTGTGAACTCGCCACCGTCGAGCTCACGCACCTCTACGGGTACGTTGCCGAAAATTGGCGATACACCCTCGCGCCGCACAATGCCCAGGTCGAGACGGCCCCGGTGCGAGACTTCGGCAGCTCGCACACCGCTGCGTTGAAGCCCGTGCTCGACGCCTACCGTGCCCGGCGGCGGCCGCCGTGTGGTGGGGCTGATGGGCGGCGGGTGCTGGAATTCGTCGCCGCTCTGTACAAGGCCGCCTTCACCGGGCAGCGCGTTCGTCGCGGTGAGATCCGGCCCGGGGACGCCTTCTACCGCTCGATGGCCGGGGTTGATGCCGCGTGA
- the ligA gene encoding NAD-dependent DNA ligase LigA yields the protein MSSTELPQDQVAAVDAPVAAEDVTDVPADVRERHKALAEEVRDHQYRYYVLDSPIISDGQFDELLGELQRLEDAHPALVTPESPTQRVGGTFSTEFTPYDHLERMLSLDNVFDQESFLAWLERVEKEVGRTEFLAELKIDGLAINLLYENGHLTRGLTRGDGRTGDDVTLNVRTLDQVPETLTGTDRFPVPALVEVRGEVFFRVEDFLELNAKMVEAGKEPYANPRNTAAGSLRQKDPKITRERRLRLICHGLGKREGFEPQRQSEAYEALAAWGLPVSPYSKVLRTAEELTDHIAYWGEHRHDAEHEIDGVVIKVDEVALQRRLGTTSRAPRWAIAYKYPPEEAITTLLDIQVGVGRTGRVTPFAVTEPVKVAGSTVARATLHNQEEVKRKGVLIGDRIVIRKAGDVIPEVLGPVVDARTGNEREFVMPTHCPECGTELAYQKEGDKDIRCPNTRFCPAQLRERLFHLAGRGAFDIEVLGYEAAVALLDARVVADEGDVFDLNEDSLAEVELFRTKAGELSANARKLLANLDVAKDRPLWKVLVALSIRHVGPTAAQALAREFGSIERIEQATEEELANVDGVGPTIARATREWFEVGWHREIVEKWRRAGVRMEEERDESIPRNLEGLSIVVTGSLDGFSRDEAKEVIMARGGKAAGSVSKKTAFVVVGDSPGSKYDKAVQLKVPVLDEAGFRVLLEQGPEAAREVALPAGDETGEDETGGTDE from the coding sequence GTGAGCAGCACCGAACTTCCCCAGGACCAGGTCGCGGCGGTCGACGCCCCGGTGGCCGCGGAGGACGTCACCGACGTCCCGGCCGACGTCCGCGAGCGGCACAAGGCCCTCGCCGAGGAAGTGCGTGACCACCAGTACCGCTACTACGTCCTCGACTCGCCGATCATCTCCGACGGGCAGTTCGACGAGCTGCTGGGCGAGCTGCAGCGGCTGGAGGACGCGCACCCGGCGCTGGTCACGCCCGAGTCGCCGACCCAGCGGGTCGGCGGCACGTTCTCGACCGAGTTCACCCCGTACGACCACCTCGAGCGCATGCTCAGCCTGGACAACGTGTTCGACCAGGAGTCGTTCCTGGCCTGGCTCGAACGCGTCGAGAAGGAAGTCGGGCGCACCGAGTTCCTCGCCGAGCTGAAGATCGACGGCCTGGCGATCAACCTCCTGTACGAAAACGGCCACTTGACCCGCGGGCTCACACGGGGCGACGGCCGGACCGGTGACGACGTCACGCTCAACGTCCGCACACTCGACCAGGTCCCCGAGACGCTGACCGGCACCGACCGGTTCCCGGTGCCCGCACTGGTCGAGGTGCGCGGCGAGGTCTTCTTCCGTGTCGAGGACTTCCTCGAGCTCAACGCGAAGATGGTCGAAGCCGGCAAGGAGCCGTACGCGAACCCGCGCAACACCGCGGCCGGCTCGTTGCGGCAGAAGGACCCCAAGATCACACGGGAGCGCAGGCTCCGGCTGATCTGTCACGGGTTGGGCAAGCGTGAAGGCTTCGAGCCGCAGCGGCAGTCCGAGGCGTACGAGGCGCTGGCCGCGTGGGGTCTCCCGGTCTCGCCGTACAGCAAGGTCCTGAGGACCGCCGAGGAACTCACCGACCACATCGCCTACTGGGGCGAGCACCGGCACGACGCCGAGCACGAGATCGACGGCGTCGTCATCAAGGTCGACGAGGTGGCGTTGCAGCGACGGCTCGGCACGACGTCGCGCGCCCCGCGGTGGGCGATTGCCTACAAGTACCCGCCGGAAGAGGCGATCACCACGCTGCTGGACATCCAGGTCGGCGTCGGGCGGACCGGACGGGTGACGCCGTTCGCGGTCACCGAGCCGGTCAAGGTCGCCGGGTCGACCGTCGCGCGGGCCACCCTCCACAACCAGGAGGAGGTCAAGCGCAAGGGCGTGCTGATCGGCGATCGGATCGTCATCCGCAAGGCCGGCGACGTCATCCCCGAAGTCCTCGGGCCGGTGGTCGACGCGCGCACGGGCAACGAGCGCGAGTTCGTCATGCCCACCCATTGCCCGGAATGCGGCACCGAGCTCGCCTACCAGAAAGAGGGCGACAAGGACATCCGCTGCCCGAACACGCGGTTCTGCCCCGCACAGCTGCGGGAACGGCTGTTCCACCTGGCCGGGCGCGGCGCCTTCGACATCGAGGTCCTCGGGTACGAGGCGGCGGTCGCCCTGCTCGACGCACGCGTGGTCGCCGACGAGGGCGACGTCTTCGACCTGAACGAAGACAGCCTCGCCGAGGTCGAGCTGTTCCGGACCAAGGCCGGCGAGTTGTCGGCAAACGCGCGAAAGCTGCTCGCCAACCTCGACGTGGCGAAGGACCGGCCGTTGTGGAAAGTGCTGGTCGCTCTGTCGATCCGGCACGTCGGGCCGACCGCCGCGCAGGCACTGGCTCGCGAGTTCGGCTCCATCGAACGCATCGAGCAGGCCACCGAAGAGGAGCTGGCGAACGTCGACGGTGTCGGGCCGACCATCGCGCGGGCGACACGGGAGTGGTTCGAGGTCGGCTGGCACCGGGAAATCGTCGAAAAATGGCGACGCGCCGGTGTGCGGATGGAGGAGGAGCGGGACGAGTCGATCCCGCGCAACCTCGAAGGCCTGTCGATCGTGGTGACGGGGTCGCTCGACGGCTTCTCCCGCGACGAGGCCAAGGAGGTCATCATGGCCCGCGGCGGGAAGGCCGCCGGGTCGGTGTCGAAGAAGACGGCCTTCGTCGTCGTCGGGGACTCCCCTGGTTCGAAATACGACAAGGCCGTTCAGCTCAAGGTGCCGGTGCTCGACGAAGCCGGCTTCCGCGTCCTGCTGGAGCAGGGGCCCGAGGCGGCGCGGGAGGTGGCGCTGCCGGCCGGTGACGAAACCGGCGAAGACGAGACTGGGGGAACGGATGAGTGA
- the gatC gene encoding Asp-tRNA(Asn)/Glu-tRNA(Gln) amidotransferase subunit GatC, with the protein MPNISRDEVAHLAKLARLAVTDDELDVFAGQLDQILDSVAKVSEVAADDVPPTSHAVPLTNVFRQDVVVPGLTQQQALAGAPAAEDGRFRVPRILGEEQ; encoded by the coding sequence GTGCCCAACATTTCCCGAGACGAGGTCGCGCACCTCGCGAAGCTGGCCAGGCTGGCCGTGACCGACGACGAGCTCGACGTCTTCGCCGGCCAGCTCGACCAGATCCTGGACTCGGTGGCCAAGGTGAGCGAGGTCGCCGCCGACGACGTGCCGCCCACGTCGCACGCCGTGCCGCTGACGAACGTCTTCCGACAGGACGTCGTCGTCCCCGGGCTCACGCAGCAGCAGGCGCTGGCCGGTGCGCCGGCCGCCGAAGACGGGCGTTTCCGGGTGCCGCGGATCTTGGGGGAAGAGCAGTGA
- the gatB gene encoding Asp-tRNA(Asn)/Glu-tRNA(Gln) amidotransferase subunit GatB, which yields MTAVAELMDYADVVERFDPVLGLEVHVELNTNTKMFCGCPNEFGGEPNTKVCPTCLGLPGALPVVNGKAVEGAIRIGLALNCEIAEWCRFARKNYFYPDMPKNFQTSQYDEPIAFNGYLDVTLDDGEVVRVEIERAHMEEDTGKSLHVGGATGRIHGAEHSLLDYNRAGVPLIEIVTKPITGTGSRAPEVARAYVTALRDLLRALDVSDVRMDQGSLRCDANVSLMAKDATEFGTRTETKNVNSLRSVERAVRYEMTRQAAILAEGGTIKQETRHFQEADGTTSPGRTKETAEDYRYFPEPDLVPIAPSREWVEQLRGTLPEMPSERRKRIQKEWSLSDEALRDLLNVGAVDLVAATVEAGASPDEARGWWVNTLAQEANAREVELADLPITPKQVAEVIGLVSSGELTNKLAKEVVQGVLAGEGEPREVVEKRGLKVVSDDSALLAAIDEALAAQPDVADKIRGGKVAAAGAIVGAVMKATKGQADAKRVRELIIERVGS from the coding sequence GTGACTGCCGTGGCCGAGTTGATGGACTACGCCGACGTCGTCGAGCGGTTCGACCCGGTGCTCGGGCTCGAGGTGCACGTCGAGCTGAACACGAACACGAAGATGTTCTGCGGCTGCCCGAACGAGTTCGGCGGCGAGCCGAACACGAAGGTCTGCCCGACGTGCCTCGGCCTGCCCGGGGCCCTGCCGGTCGTCAACGGCAAGGCCGTCGAGGGCGCCATCCGGATCGGCCTGGCGCTCAACTGCGAGATCGCCGAGTGGTGCCGCTTCGCGCGGAAGAACTACTTCTACCCGGACATGCCGAAGAACTTCCAGACGTCGCAGTACGACGAGCCGATCGCGTTCAACGGCTACCTCGACGTCACGCTGGACGACGGCGAGGTCGTGCGCGTCGAGATCGAGCGCGCGCACATGGAGGAGGACACCGGCAAGTCGCTGCACGTCGGTGGCGCGACCGGCCGGATCCACGGCGCCGAGCACTCGCTGCTCGACTACAACCGGGCCGGCGTGCCGTTGATCGAAATCGTGACAAAGCCGATCACCGGCACCGGCTCGCGCGCGCCCGAGGTCGCCCGGGCCTACGTCACGGCGCTGCGTGACCTGCTTCGCGCGCTCGACGTGTCGGACGTCCGGATGGACCAGGGCTCGCTGCGCTGCGACGCGAACGTTTCGCTGATGGCGAAGGACGCGACCGAGTTCGGGACGCGCACCGAGACGAAGAACGTCAACTCGCTGCGCAGTGTCGAGCGCGCTGTCCGCTACGAGATGACGCGGCAGGCGGCGATCCTCGCCGAGGGCGGCACGATCAAGCAGGAGACGCGGCACTTCCAGGAGGCCGACGGCACCACGTCGCCGGGCCGGACCAAGGAGACCGCCGAGGACTACCGGTACTTCCCGGAGCCGGACCTGGTTCCGATCGCGCCGTCGCGCGAGTGGGTCGAGCAGCTGCGCGGGACGCTGCCGGAGATGCCGTCCGAGCGGCGGAAGCGGATCCAGAAGGAATGGTCACTTTCCGACGAAGCCCTGCGTGACCTGCTGAACGTCGGCGCCGTCGACCTCGTCGCGGCGACCGTCGAGGCGGGCGCGTCGCCGGACGAGGCGCGCGGCTGGTGGGTCAACACGCTGGCCCAGGAGGCGAACGCCCGCGAGGTCGAGCTGGCCGACCTGCCGATCACGCCGAAGCAGGTGGCCGAGGTCATCGGGCTGGTGTCGTCCGGTGAGCTGACGAACAAGCTCGCCAAGGAGGTCGTCCAGGGCGTGCTCGCCGGCGAGGGCGAGCCGCGCGAGGTCGTCGAGAAGCGCGGGCTGAAGGTCGTCTCGGACGACTCGGCCCTGCTCGCGGCGATCGACGAGGCGTTGGCGGCGCAGCCGGACGTCGCCGACAAGATCCGCGGCGGCAAGGTGGCCGCGGCGGGCGCGATCGTCGGCGCGGTCATGAAAGCGACCAAGGGTCAGGCCGACGCCAAGCGGGTCCGCGAGCTGATCATCGAACGCGTCGGTTCTTGA
- a CDS encoding PmoA family protein — MSGPITVTHRHGDRVTVEADGIALMSYVYKPDPVAYESRKPYTHPLRTLRGRRVSGYRPADHRWHKGLQMTASHLSGQNFWGGHTYVPGHWYQDLPDRIGSMRHDGFAAFAVEADRLALTERLTWVANRGDEWARERRDIVVHAVEPDEGAWAIDWGIELTNIRGTPLVFGSPTTAGRAQAGYTGLHWRGPRDFSGGRVFGPGDLGGDTMMGAQAPWLAFVGEHDDVDAHSTLVFVHAPENDHAIHESHWFVRSRETPMVAFSWAFFDEFVLPPGESFTYRYRIVVADGAWDREQVTRYLGRHGWS, encoded by the coding sequence GTGAGCGGGCCGATCACCGTCACGCACCGGCACGGCGATCGCGTGACCGTCGAGGCTGACGGGATCGCACTGATGTCCTACGTGTACAAGCCGGACCCCGTCGCCTACGAGTCGCGCAAGCCCTACACCCACCCGCTGCGCACGTTGCGCGGCCGGCGCGTCAGCGGGTACCGGCCGGCCGACCACCGGTGGCACAAGGGCCTGCAGATGACCGCGAGCCACCTGTCCGGCCAGAACTTCTGGGGTGGCCACACCTACGTTCCCGGCCACTGGTACCAGGACCTGCCCGACCGCATCGGCTCCATGCGGCACGACGGGTTCGCCGCCTTCGCCGTCGAGGCGGACCGGCTGGCCCTCACCGAACGGCTCACCTGGGTCGCCAACCGCGGTGACGAGTGGGCGCGCGAGCGGCGGGACATCGTCGTTCACGCCGTCGAGCCGGACGAGGGCGCTTGGGCTATCGACTGGGGTATCGAGCTGACCAACATCCGCGGCACCCCGCTCGTGTTCGGCAGCCCGACCACCGCCGGCCGCGCGCAGGCCGGGTACACCGGGCTGCACTGGCGGGGTCCGCGCGACTTCAGCGGCGGCCGCGTCTTCGGGCCCGGTGACCTCGGCGGCGACACGATGATGGGGGCGCAGGCGCCGTGGCTGGCCTTCGTCGGCGAACACGACGACGTCGACGCGCATTCGACGCTCGTCTTCGTCCACGCGCCGGAGAACGACCACGCCATCCACGAATCGCATTGGTTCGTCCGCTCCCGGGAGACGCCGATGGTGGCCTTCTCGTGGGCGTTTTTCGACGAATTCGTCCTGCCGCCGGGGGAGAGCTTCACCTACCGCTACCGGATCGTCGTCGCCGATGGGGCGTGGGACCGCGAACAGGTGACCCGATACCTCGGCAGGCACGGATGGTCATGA